The Vitis riparia cultivar Riparia Gloire de Montpellier isolate 1030 unplaced genomic scaffold, EGFV_Vit.rip_1.0 scaffold669_pilon_pilon, whole genome shotgun sequence genome includes the window ATAGCTAAACAGGTTCATATTTGCGGCAGTTCATTACTAAATCTAACATACCATCTGACGCTGATGACTATTTTGAGGGATTCTAGATTCTGTACACGTTCGAATTGTGTGACCCACTCTTTTACATCGACTACATCGTCttcctttttgaaaatttgttgcaACTTTGCCTGGATTTCCTTTGGTCTTCACAATATTTGGATCACGAACTTGGTTTCGAATTGTTGCTCCATCTCCCGCTACTTTCTTCCCTTTCAAATTACTGTTATAGAGTTCCTCCATTCTCATCgtcaaattttctatttcatttttcgcTTCTAGAAATGAAGATGACGTATCAGACGCATAGTAGGAGAGCTTATTGCACATCGAACTCAATGAACCATATCGTACAAACCAATCCATGTTGTTATCCGTCTGATTCTCCAGTGCTAATCTTGTATGCATCTTTGCTAACTTTGTCCACCTTTTCAAAATACATGACTTAGGAATCTCTTCTAAATGCTCCACCTTCATAACAACAACCATGTGGCAACAAGGGATGCCAATTGACTCATACATCATGAACgagcattttaatgttacaatATTCGAGGAAAATTGGACTTCCCATTTCAAGTTCGGGTGTCTAAACTTAGATAATGTGTATGCCCGCATTGAAACATCACTTACAAGGCCTACCACAAAGAATAACTCTGCATTCTTCATCTCCTCCAGAAATTTAAGGAAGGATTCTTTCGTGTATACCGTCGCAACATGATTTTCAAGTATGGATAGCTTGGTTGAAAGCACGGGTGAGGAATTGTTCGACTCGAAGTCCGCCTTTGCCTCGTTTTGCCGTATTCTCAATATCGCCCTATCAAATTGTTGTACAAACTCATATAGtcacaaacaaatttttaagaatctatttaaatatgcattcatactctcacacctttGTGTGCTTCTCATCCCTGCAAAGAATTTTCCACGTAAATACGCCTCAGCCCATCGTTTACGTTTCCTATAAATCTCGGTGACCCAACGATTCTCATTAAGACCCAAATTTTCAACCATTTGATGCCAaaccttttcaaattcttcCGCACTCCCACGCATGAACATGCACCTTGCAAAAATGCTTGTGAAGTCCTTAATATGCACATTCGTGAATGCATTTCGTTGCAAATGCCATGAACACAGGCGATGACAAGCATGGGGTAGTACTTTTTTAATTGCCTTACGCATAGCTTTATCTCCATCAGTTACTACGGATATGGGTTTCCTATTCATCATTGCAATAAGAAATGTCTCCAACACCCATTCATACTTACCAACACTTTCATCTATCAATAACGCACTACCAAATACCACAGTTTGGTGGTGATGATTAACACCAACCAACAATACTAGTAGGCATTTGTCCTATACGTTGTATCAAATGCTAAGACATCCCCAAAACACGCATAATCCATTCGAGCAGTTGAATCAGCCCAAAACAAGTTTGTTAGTCGACTTTTTTCATCGAcgttgaatttataaaaaaaaaaaaaaaagaatcaatttctGTCTTTCCACATAAGCAAGCCAACACGGCTTCCGCATCACcatctttaatttcaattctatGCATTGCATCAACGTGATTGTACATATCTTTTTGTGTGAAACCAACGTGTTGATGTCCCCCTAATTGTTTGACCATATAGTCCATAATTTGTGTGGTTTTAACACATACTTTATGCAAAACATCAACTTGTGCCTTATCTGGATTACTTATTGTTCGATGAGACCAAAGGAATTGTGTGTTGATAGCATCAAccaaattatgattatgatcTCCTATAAATTCCTTTACAATCCACTTTCCATCTTTCCTATTCAAGCCTACACGAAATGCAACTTCACATCCAACTCTAGTCAATGATCATGGCTCACGCTGTCActtatcattttcaataaactttGTCACTCGCTGTCCTTCTCTAGAACACACCCACTTTCGAGATATTATATCTCCATTCTTGTCTCGCTTCAAATCATCTTTTCGAATACTAAATCCGGCTACTTTTgctaacatgttgtaaaatgtttCAGCCTCATCTATGCAATCGAATTGCAATTTGTAGACTTCTTCATCTGAAATACCCTTCAACACCTTCTCTTTCAAACCGTTTCCACCCAGATGGTAAGTGCCACCGAtatatgcatcatcattgaCGACGTCCTCCTCCTTCACTTCAAACTTCCGCTTGATTGCTTTCTCCTTCATCGATTGCATCAGCTACATTACATAAATAACGTAAAAAAATGCCCCAATAATACTTTAACAAATTATCGTATCACTTTTGTATCAATTGATTGCATACTTGAAGATAAACTGAATTCGACAACATCATCTATTctcatttttggataaaaattgagaatttgagaaattataGAACCGGTGTAGACTGCACACGTGATAATTTCCCcatgattttcaatttaaaaggtCATATGTTGCAAAATTGATACTTGTATGCTATACACAATCATaagaaaaacttttttaaatcattaaatatcacttaaaaatcattatgttGAGGAAATAACTTGTGAAAATGCAAATGTGACACCAATACCCTAAAAAGATGGCGTTAGACAATGATCGACGTCTGACATCTATACAGAAACGCACCATAATTTAAATTGACCTTAGACAACCAAGTGAAGGAATAGTTAAAGTCAACTTCCTAGACATGGTTCTTCTATTGAGGCTAAGGTTGTAGTGCTTTTGGAGGTCCTTGTGCAAGAACAATATTTCAGATTGTCCAACTTTTTAGTGGTAGGGGATGGTGTTGTTGGTCTTGATGAGCATAAAAAAACAATCGGTTCAATTGTTTGGTTCCTCGTAAACCGAATCTATTCTCTTCCCTTACTCTAAGCTATTATAATGTGGAATAAAGTGGTTGACCTACAAATTAACCGGATGCATTTGGTGCTGCTTAAAAATTTTGGCAGTGtctaccggttgagaaaatgTATCAACCGGTCTTATTTAACCGGTCGACCGCTACATGTTCACTGTTATAATATGTTAACAGAGTAGCTAATTGTTTGTTTTCgttgttcatttcattaagGCCTTCATTCCTTATCAGAACATTAGAATGTTGCCCTATTTAGGCATACTATGTTAACAAAAATTCCATCATTAATCTTAGTTGCCATATTCAAGGAGTTTGGAAGTCACAATAATTAATACCTCTCATGCACATTCtttaaaaacatggaaaatcaCTTTTATATAATTCTATCTAAAAGCATGGAAGCTTTTGGGTACGCCGCCAAACTTATTCCAAACTTACCCCATATTGGGAGTCAATAATACACATTTCTTAAGGTTGATTCTCTCCTTTTAAGTCAGTTGAATATGTATTACCCTATAATTTTGATGATAGTGTGATTTTTAAAGCCAACATGAATcacttatattaaataaattaatgtcaaCTATTCTTCAATATCAGATAATAATGTCATTGTGCTGGAATCATGTCTGATTGGGGGAAAGcccataagaaaattatttagagCTCCCTTTTGGCAATCTTGCCTTAATCTGCATAGCCTCAACATTAACTTTCTATACATCTCAAGTCAACCACATGCATGTCCTAACTCCAATCTCATTAAAATCCATCCAATCATTTGAAATTAAACTTGCCCCTCCTTGTAGATTTTCACCTTGTTGCTCTGACCTTGTTTAGGTGTATGGGAGGTCaatattgtcaaatatataGCTGTACCTTTTCTTAGTTGAACACAATCCTAATTGTCAAATTATGTCTACTAAACCCGATTGGTGAAAACAATTTGTCGAAGGTTATCTCTACGCGTAATGAGAAATTATTCAACCACTACACACTGATTCAACAGATCACTGATGCATATTACTAACAATGTGCTATAGACAATCAAAATCCAAACTCTTTAACATCATTACATACCATTTAAAAATCACTATTaggttttgggaatatttccCCATCCATTGGAAAGATGAGGGCATTCAgcttaaaaaatgtattatggatttgtttacctaatctttattgAGTTAAAGATCATACCGTTAAAATGGAAAGTCCAAGTGTGATGCAGCTTGACTTGAAGATTTGTCTTCTAGATGTTTTTTGTAACCTGTTCTCCAACATATAGCAGACCTCGTTCAATCTCCAAGCTCCTTACAATATGTTCCCTTCCAAATATATACTAACATATGTATGTGGTTGGTTGATGGagttattacattttttaatagGTTGCCACATGTTGAAAACCTACCACCACAATGGTACACTTGGTGGTTGATAGTTTGGATATTTGCATCAGTTTTTTAGGTGCCattaaatataacatttatAGCAGGTGGGAAAGTTAGTCTAATGTGGATATTTTTTACACCCATTTGAAATGGATATATGTAtaacttaacaaaatataaagggGAGATATGGACTTAATTGATAATATTGACATTTCTTACTGTTGTTTAGCCTATTTATTGTAACTATGTTTTCATACCGTTTCCTacttactatattttttcatcaattaacgtgatttatttttaattaatgcttcCTAATATATCCTAGATATGAGAAAGGTTAATTAATTAGACTTAACTGCgtaaaatgagatatgttatgatattctacttatggaaattttaaataaaatcagattcattaatttatttcactcaccATGGTATATCGTACTTATTCGAACAATTTTtcatacaaccataattaattttaatgcccCTATGGTAGTATAtgttagttaattaaaattttaatctaataggtGTGACTATATATTAGTAGGTtcattatactatatttttcatgaattaatgtaatttatttttaattaatgcttcataatatatcctagatatgagaaaggttagttaattagacttaattacgtaaaatgagatatgttatgatattctacttatggaaattttaaataaattcagattcattaatttatttcactcaccatggtatatcg containing:
- the LOC117910246 gene encoding protein FAR1-RELATED SEQUENCE 7-like — encoded protein: MNRKPISVVTDGDKAMRKAIKKVLPHACHRLCSWHLQRNAFTNVHIKDFTSIFARCMFMRGSAEEFEKVWHQMVENLGLNENRWVTEIYRKRKRWAEAYLRGKFFAGMRSTQRAILRIRQNEAKADFESNNSSPVLSTKLSILENHVATVYTKESFLKFLEEMKNAELFFVVGLVEHLEEIPKSCILKRWTKLAKMHTRLALENQTDNNMDWFVRYGSLSSMCNKLSYYASDTSSSFLEAKNEIENLTMRMEELYNSNLKGKKVAGDGATIRNQVRDPNIVKTKGNPGKVATNFQKGRRCSRCKRVGHTIRTCTESRIPQNSHQRQMVC
- the LOC117910242 gene encoding protein FAR1-RELATED SEQUENCE 12-like gives rise to the protein MQSMKEKAIKRKFEVKEEDVVNDDAYIGGTYHLGGNGLKEKVLKGISDEEVYKLQFDCIDEAETFYNMLAKVAGFSIRKDDLKRDKNGDIISRKWVCSREGQRVTKFIENDK